From Argopecten irradians isolate NY chromosome 3, Ai_NY, whole genome shotgun sequence:
tataaagagaATACGAAAAAATAACTTTTAGAAATACCATATCAAAAAGAAACATCACTCTCAAAGAAAGTTTCTTTAGGGTGATAATATCCGCCAAAACTGTAAATAAGAAAAAGTTACAAAAAGCTTCTTTGCATTTATCCCCAAGAAAAGATAAGACAAATGTAGTTATCAGGAAAGTTTTTAGTGAATATTCGTATTAGAGGGGAAATAGTATaattcaaggatttataagtctcatatacgtccttggtataattatataacaaacaaaaacatcatcTCTTCATTCTAGAAAGTCCAAAAATAGAtcttcacatttttttttatttttcttcccgattttttacagtatttcgattgtttgtaaattgttttatttgtaaaaatttAATCGACAACTCTAAAGATTACACCAAAATGCGTTGCAATACATTGTTGATTACAATTTGTTGTCATAACAATCTGACAATTTTAGCTGATAGGGCTTTTACAGGAACATAACAATTTTCACGTCGCCGTACGTTTTCCATATAACAGATTGATTTTAATTCCAGatagttatatataaattaaaaaaaaaaaaaaaaaaaaaacactgtcACAACATGTTTTGCAGATGATTGAAAGAAATTTCTAGTGTGCTTGGATCAAGACTTTTCACTTAACATTCCACCAATGGATGcttttgaagttttaatttcatttaatctAATGATGACATCTATTGACGGATTTCTGGTACAGAATTTAATATCCTCTTATCCTCTCCACCAGACTCATACTTTATGATAATAGTTATTGTAAAATTGTTGCCAATTAGCcttgaaattataaaataaatcgaTATTTTTCCAAAGTTTATCAAGTTCATTTTTAACAGTTTAAGTTCTCAGCACAAACAACACTCTCTGGTAAGTAGTTCCACACCACTGCAGTACGTactgaaaaacattttttttcttcttcttcttcttcttcttcttctttttttcttttacagtTGTACATTACTTTTAAAGAATTTCCTCTATTTCCGGATCGTGCGAAACGCCaattcatgatttgtttacttgtcagcagtgcaaaTATTTATGAATAGAGATCTTTGAAGCATGCCTGGTCCAGCCACGTGTTTCAGCAGCAGGTTCGAGTACCCAAAAAGGGACACCTCCTAAATATCAGTGGTTTGATTGATAAATgtccatcccccccccccccccccccccccccccccccccccgttttATTAGCGTTACGGTATTGCTACAACCGTTCTTCATTCCGTCTATAGATCGTTTATATCCACACCAGTAATCAATATGCATTCTATGGCGGGTTCACACATTTTTTTCCATTAATTTAAGTCATGtatctgtcaaaaatattccattaagtaattgttttttcttgtttgaaaatatattgtttttagggttgtcgcacgacgtcgtttcccgaatttttcacaattacattatttttatattgaaatagaaataatctagagaaaaaaaaaagacatgtaAAAATCATCGCAGTAATTACTATTCATTCTATGTTTTACGTACACGGTGAAGCATTAaacgtcaaaaataataaagatgTGGTCACTTTTCAAAGAACTTAAGATTTCCAGGTCAGCTGATCCCGTTTTCTTCATTCGTTATTACCAAGTCTAGTAGGTTAGGATTGTCTGTTCCTCTCTATCTgatttttggttttattattttaacgtcttattaacagccagggtcatgtaaggatgtgctaggtttgttggtggaggaaagccggagtacccggagaaaaaccaccgatcagcAGTCAgtacatgggattcgaacccgcatcccagaggttgagggcttgtgttaatatgtcgggacatcttaaccactcggccaccgcggccacACAAGAATGTTCCTCTCTGTCTAGTAGGCTTGTTGGTGTGCTGACATAGGTTGTTTTCTTGGAGGCATTCTTTTATCCCCTCTGGTATTCCAGTTGATCCAGTCTTTGGCTGCATACGTAGTTAAAATCTTCTATCAATAGGTAGTGTGAAAACttcatacattatgtattacgTACCTCTGTAATGAGGTTAGAGATTTTCATTCTTTTTGTTTTATCCAGTGTAAATTCCTGAAATTTGGAGTTTGTATGCACTTCCGTTACCAAAAGAGACTTGTGGAGATAAAGCATCAAACCTCTACCTTTGTCAGTATCCTgggtccagtttcatgaacattccataACTTTAAgtaatcccttaacttaaattttccCAATGAAAAACGTTACGAAAATCGACGAAAAAAATTAAGGGTCAGTCCATAAAATCTTCAATGCTTTATTATGGAAAATTTTATGTTGAGGGAATCAATAAATTTAAGGAACGTTCGTGATACTGGGCCcatatttttgtaaacatattgtattttgagcCTTTGCTAGTATTTAACTCGCCCTGATTCATTTTTGTTTGCTTGACTGCTGTTATTTCAGTACATGTGGTCCTATATCCATGGTCCGGGCTTCACACTCTTCCATTTTGTTTGCAACATCCCGATGATTCCATAGTTAAACCACAAAAACTGAGTAATCTTGGCTTTTTATAAAAACACCCATATACAACTGCTCTAAGATTTCCTAAAAACGGTAACAACCGCTTAACAGCAACAGTGAGCAGAGGACGGTTAATTTTAAGAGTTTAGTACTATTGATGTTATCAGAGACTTAGgaatatgtatacaatattgtTGTCTCTATCgtacaaacaaaatgtttttttaaacaatttataattatagTATGTTGTATGATCAACTGATCAATGACGATATTGAATACTTATCAGATGAAAACGTAATCAGCTACACATGCATGTTTTTGGTGGTATTGATTTGTACTTGATAGTAAATCTAAACAAATTTTATCATCATgtgatataaaatgttattattgtatGTGTTGTCAACAATTACATACACAAATAAGACCTTTACTTGCTATgataatgcatatatatttttgattatCTTAGTTCTGTTCGGAACGACGAATCACCGAAACGGACCGAATCGGAATcgtttttttaatcttttaagtataaaatgctatttctttgtttaaataACGTAATATAATGTGTTTTCATATATACGTGACCAATAAACGGTCATGTAGATAAATACTAACGGACCGAATCGGAGTCGTATAAAATGCTATTTCTTTGTATAAATAATGTACGTAATATAATGTGTTttcattcaattcaattcattttattccgaaTGCAAACAGCATATAGGAttacaataaacatacatatgacaACATAATAAATATGTGCAAGATGGCGGAGACAGCTAATGTAATACAACAAAAATTACTTTTGGTTTCGGTGATTCGTCGCACCCGTTTTGTTTAACTGTAATACCGTAAGTATTGATAAGATGTTCTCGGCAGAATACTAGATAATCCCTAGTTTAATATTATGGGGACAGATGGCCAGTCTATTCATTACTCCACCAAAGAAGTGAACAACAGGTAGGAAAAATATGACAAGAATAATACAAAATGATTCCTTTTATAATTATACCGTATCAATAATACCGCCGGCATGATCCATAGAAGAATTGATTTTCCCTCGATCATTTAAAAGTTTATTATCAAAAGGtgtaatattgataaaattcatTAATTGAAAATGTAGTGAAGTCCGCACATATGATTGGCATATATTTGAAAGATAGCATGACATTGTATACCGCTTTTAACTGACAAAAAGTAATgcattgtttttaaatataagcAAATCAACACATGAGTTAAATATATctgattaattttattatacACAAAAGGGAACAGAAAAACGAAGGAAAATTAATCAAATCAAAGTCCATAAAAATGAAAGGaaggggaggaggaagagaggGAAAGGAGAACGAGGAGAGAAGGATGAGTAAGAGAAAGAGAGGAAGGGAGAAGGACGAGTAAGATAAGGAAAGACGAACGAGGAGAGAAGGATGAGTAAGAGAAAGAGAGGAAGGGAGAAGGACGAGGGAGAGAAGGAAAGGAGAACGAGGAGAGAAGGATGAGAAAGAGAAAGAGAGGAAGGGAGAAGGACGAGTAAGAGAAGGGAAGAAGAACGAGGAGAGAAGGATGAGTAAGAGAAAGAGAGGAAGGGAGAAGGACGAGGGAGAGAAGGAAAGGAGAACGAGGAGAGAAGGATGAGTAAGAGAAAGAGAGGAAGGGAGAAGGACGAGGGAGAGAAGGAAAGGAGAACGAGGAGAGAAGGATGAGTAAGAGAAAGAGAGGAAGGGAAAAGGACGAGGGAGAGAAGGAAAGGAGAACGAGGAGAGAAGGATGAGTAAGAGAAAGAGAGGAAGGGAAAAGGACGAGGGAGAGAAGGAAAGGAGAACGAGGAGAGAAGGATGAGAAAGAGAAAGAGAGGAAGGGAGAAGGACGAGTAAGATAAGGAAAGAAGAACGAGGAGAGAAGGATGAGTAAGAGAAAGAGAGGAAGGGAGAAGGACGAGGAGAGAAGgatgagagagagaaagagaggaAGGGAGAAGGACGAGGGAGAGAAGGCGAGGAGAACGAAGAGAAGGTGGAGGAAGAGAAAgagaggaggagaaggaggagaGAGAGAAGGTGATGAGAACAAAAAGAGGAGAAAAGGCGATGTGATCGTGCTTCCTTTTGTCTGACTTCTTTCTTAATGACCTGTAACGAAAAAGAAACGGGCATTTATAAGCATGATTTGCACCTTGAACCGAGGAGGCCACTGCATggggcatcctcgatactccaggtgttccgatcacttacgatctctccacccctggactatctcatagtaaaactggaggcaacagaacatacataaaaagagccgtataacggtacgcTGTGGTCGACTATGTAGCTTTGATGTTGGGCGTCGccctctctgtagtcttcaaaggcaatccttgctggcctgtgattggtcaaatggtttacgctgagctgccttcaatttcactatgagatagttcaggggtgtaaaaacgtaagtgatcgaaacccctggagtatcgaggatgctgcATGGGGATAAGGCCAGAGACATGTTGATAATAATTAAACGATCAGCGTCTTTTGGAGAATATGTTGGAAAATTCGTAGATTTTACAAGAACAAAAAATGCAACATGATATGCCTTGTGTTGTTTTCTTTAGaaacacatatttttaaaagttgtatttcatgtaattttcaaCATCACAAACTCTcgtaaaacatacaatgtgtgaacatggatgcttatatatgatggttcagatccatgaaacCACCAATAaactattgacatagcggtaaatgtcgcatgaaatataaCATGTTTTGAATCAAACTCATGGAAAACCAGTTGAATCACGTGACCGAAATCGGCGATACTCGTATATGGATAGGAACATCCCGAGCCGTATCATATGGTCAATATCGGCCATACCCGTACacgtttaaaatcaatattttaatttaattattaaacaaCTTTGCGAAtatgaactttacaaaagtcggtaaatatcgaaagtttaaaacttttaGAGAGGCGGAAAAAATATGTAGACCCCtgtaaatactttttctatgccaaaagtACAACAAGTCACAGGCCATACGactttaaaggttttttttgtaCGTTCTGATTCGTCCTTGAATTACAGATAAGAATTTTCATCAATGAAAATGTGTTAGGTGTTctttataaacaaataacaaataaacaagttttcatatttaatataaaacatcagaagCACAAAGAGACTTACTTTTGTCACACTCACTCCTTAGGTAACATAAACTGGTGCCACCCGCTTCCGCCTCCTCCCGAGGAAAGTAAACAGCCTCCTGAATATACCAGGTTTCTTGGGCCTAATGTCAATTCTGCTATTAGGTAGGTTGCTAAACACATCGCCATCACAAACTGAAAGGAAGAAAATAGCATCACcctaaattaaagaaaattactttatttcaaATTAGTATTTTATTGGCTCATGTCATCAAGCACACAAGTAAATTActagttttaaaaatattgtaaCCATGTCAAACAATGATGAAAGTAGTTTGATAATGAAGGTCAGTTAGAGGGTAAACAGTTTGCTGTGTATTACTGTACGTGTATATTCcacttttaaaatcaaattgataAGAAAAAATGAGATTAAATTTACTGTGAATtcttcatacatatatatagatctttATTTTCTGAAGTATTTAACAGGACTCGTTACCTACATAAGTATCATCCTGTTATGCCGTAATTAAAAATTTACGTTTACAAAAAGTTGATATAATATTAGAATCACCTTGACTCGCGCCACATGCAAGTCCAACGCAGGGGAGTTTCCACTTTATGGAACATTTGGATCTTCTCTGAATAACAAATTTAAAGGAATATTTGATCGTGTATTTAAAAGTCAGGTTTACAACACATATGTAAGATATTGAAAATCTTGAATTTGCATTGAAATTCTTGAATTTGCATTTCTAGTCACGAAGAGTACTTCGAGGGCATGAAATGAGTACTTAAAATTTAAAGTCTTCAGATGGAAAAAAGCAATTCTTCCTGAATATCACTCGTATTTAGAAAACAGCCTTGAAAACACCTTTACAAgtgtatatttatcatacatgCAAGACGTCTTGAAATACGCAAAATGAAAAGGACCCCACTTGTCTCTAAGAGTCAATTTGGATTATACAGAGAAATTGTTTATCTAAGAATAACCCCATTTATCGAACCTTATTAAACACTGATCATAATATAAGAGAAGTCTGAAAGAAAACAACTCTGCATGCATCAAACATACAAGAACAGTcttgaaaacaattttacatgcatcaaacaaacatacaagtacagtcttgaaaacaattttacatgcgacaaataacatgtaataacaGTCTTgcaaacaactacatgtatatacacgatGTATATGCATCATGCATGTAAgaacaaaattgaaaacagtTCTACATATCTCTTCATGCACCAACCATTTTTTAACTTACCAAGTTGCAACAATCTATAAATGAaagtgtatttatttttatttggcTATGGGTTTAAGACAAATATTAAAAGAAACATTTCTAATGATTCAAAGTCAAGCATTTAACACACTAGAAATACTTACATTGAAAACGTTGAAAATGTGACGGAAACCACAGGAGGCTTTTGTATTGTCAACAATCTCTGGAAAGTCTGTACAgtaaaaagtaaacaaatctTACAAACAATGTAGATCTGTATAGATTAGTTGCTATATCTTTGTTTTAAGAGTTTTGTAAGTTTTATTTCCAAAGACGAATTACAGggaaaaatattgataaatagatAAGTTACGAATATTTTATAGTCATTTCAGCTATAAATGCCACATgcatttggctctatagacatttctctctgtctttttatatataatactgtgtCATATATATAGCGAAAAATGTCTTTAcagccaaacgcctgtgattATGCGGTAGATTATGCGAGATTAGAGAAGCTAGTTCTGTAGTACACCACACACAGGGACAttgcacgaaaatttttaaccaacagcatacatatatatacatttatgtatattatagtatactatactatatatatatatgtatactgttggttaaattttttcgtgtcaggtccctgtgacaCCACATACAGAGTAGAATCACAATTTCTTTTCTGAAATTATCaatgtgaattaaaaaaaaaatcatacagaTCAATGGTATTTTCACTTTCCAATTACAATaatacagacatatttaatACCTAAACTCATGCCGAGCTCTTCAGACTCCTCGTCTAGGTTTTCTCCCCACTGATGAAGCTCTTGTGTTGTTTTATCCAGGTAAAATACAGGTAACGTCATCCAACTACCTTCGCTATCTATGTCTGGTAAAACACAATAAAGGTATCTTTTAAATCTTTCTTGGTTATACAGTCATACAACCTCAGTTATCAAGTTAATTCAATCTGTTAATCATTTTCAACAAATGTGGGTAGCACTGTGACTGTGTTCCAAATTACATTAAATTGCTTTGATAGTTATTGAGTTATGAGTTGAATATAGAGACGAAGTGCTGAAAATGACCCATTTTTTGAGTTATACTGTCACACTTATTAAAAATATCGGTTTTTGCCACACCAAATAAACACATTGTAAAACTAGATAGTAAAAATATATCACATGTTATTTTAATCTTATTCGTGTAAttgattgatattttttctccattttaGACCAAGTTTGAACTAAGATTGGGAGGTGGAAGACCGGATGTACTCAAGAACAGACAATGCAGGAgttaatttaatgaaaaaaaatcggcAAGACTTTGAAATAactaaataaaatgaaaacacaggcaatatttcttcatgtgATTTTTTCACGTGAATTCCACGTTTGAAGACCCTTGCCTGTGTATTATTAAACCTTATCTTGATATGCCTACATATGTTTAGtagaaataaaattgttaaagTGCATGATGCTAATGAGATATTGTCTGTCATTAATAATATCTTAACTTGGTACTGAGTACCCaaataaaacactaaaaaatgACTTCTATAACTTAAATCATTTCAAAAACTGTTTTAGAATATTTgaatatctgtcattcacattTTGAAAGTTATCATTTAATTTCTGAAATCAAGAATTTAAAAGTACAAATACTAGCTTAAATGTTCAATTTTGAGATTTCTGTTATCAAGGAAATGttaagtaaaaatatttataaatacttgCTGAAATGTTCAGTTTTGACCCCTGCTCCCCCGCAAGTGTAACATAGGTGAGCCCATTATTGTGCTTTACCCGTGTATAAGTCGCAGTCCTCTAACGCCATTAAAACAGCTGTCTTGTCAATAACGGCAATCAAAGATGTGTTGATCAAGTCGTTAACCTGGGTAGATGTAGTTTCCTCTCTGATTAGGTTTTCCTTCGTAATGTACACCAGCGAGTCGCTTACAAAATTGTCAATGGCACTGTCAAGAGCCGGATCCTCGCTTGGTGCAATTTGTGTATCAAATCTCTGGTCTTCCATTTGCTTGAAACAGAGTGGAAAGAAAACATATCGATAGAAAGAGGCATGTATATAGGTGTAAACTAA
This genomic window contains:
- the LOC138319875 gene encoding uncharacterized protein; translation: MEDQRFDTQIAPSEDPALDSAIDNFVSDSLVYITKENLIREETTSTQVNDLINTSLIAVIDKTAVLMALEDCDLYTDIDSEGSWMTLPVFYLDKTTQELHQWGENLDEESEELGMSLDFPEIVDNTKASCGFRHIFNVFNRRSKCSIKWKLPCVGLACGASQVCDGDVFSNLPNSRIDIRPKKPGIFRRLFTFLGRRRKRVAPVYVT